From a single Actinomycetes bacterium genomic region:
- a CDS encoding DUF2200 family protein, giving the protein SDHLAAGTTFEGFFAAARLNPQASLITGVVCGVRVEEVDDPLMRKIRYLDKLVDELAKGRSMDRVLRA; this is encoded by the coding sequence TGAGTGACCATCTGGCCGCGGGCACGACGTTCGAGGGCTTCTTCGCCGCTGCAAGGCTCAATCCGCAGGCCTCGTTGATCACCGGCGTGGTGTGTGGGGTGCGCGTCGAAGAAGTCGACGATCCGTTGATGCGGAAGATTCGCTACCTGGACAAGCTGGTCGACGAGCTGGCCAAGGGCAGGTCGAT